Proteins encoded within one genomic window of Prauserella marina:
- the deoC gene encoding deoxyribose-phosphate aldolase, translating to MSSATLPVALADATRDDASLRRFLHGLPGVDQVGVEQRAAGLGTRSIKKAAKLWAIDTAISMVDLTTLEGADTHGRVRGLAAKARRPDPERPDTPRVAAVCVYPDLAAIAVEALAGTGIGVASVATAFPSGRSSREVKLADVELAVRSGASEVDMVIDRGAFLEGRYGQVFDEIVAVKAACGDAHLKVILETGELVTYDNVRRASWLALLAGGDFIKTSTGKVSPAATLPVTHVMLQAVRDWYEMAGERRGVKPAGGIRNTKDAVKYLVAVHEVAGEEWLTPSLFRFGASSLLNDLLSQRRTQLEGHYTGPDYIAE from the coding sequence ATGAGTTCAGCTACCTTGCCGGTGGCGCTCGCCGACGCCACCCGCGACGACGCGAGCCTCCGCCGGTTCCTGCACGGCCTGCCGGGGGTCGACCAGGTCGGCGTCGAACAGCGCGCGGCGGGACTCGGCACTCGCAGTATCAAGAAGGCCGCCAAACTCTGGGCGATCGACACCGCCATCTCGATGGTCGACCTCACCACGCTCGAAGGTGCCGACACCCACGGCAGGGTGAGGGGGCTCGCCGCGAAGGCGCGGCGGCCCGATCCGGAACGTCCCGACACTCCTCGGGTCGCGGCGGTGTGCGTGTATCCCGATCTCGCGGCGATCGCGGTCGAAGCGCTCGCGGGAACCGGTATCGGTGTCGCGAGTGTCGCGACGGCGTTTCCGTCCGGCCGGTCCAGCAGGGAGGTCAAGCTGGCCGATGTCGAACTGGCCGTGCGTTCCGGCGCGAGCGAGGTCGACATGGTCATCGACAGGGGCGCGTTTCTCGAAGGGCGCTACGGCCAGGTCTTCGACGAGATCGTCGCGGTGAAGGCAGCGTGCGGTGACGCCCATCTGAAGGTCATCCTCGAAACCGGGGAGCTGGTCACCTACGACAACGTGCGGAGGGCTTCCTGGCTCGCGCTGCTCGCCGGTGGGGACTTCATCAAGACCTCGACCGGCAAGGTGTCGCCCGCGGCGACGCTTCCCGTCACGCACGTGATGTTGCAGGCCGTGCGCGACTGGTACGAGATGGCGGGCGAGCGTCGCGGAGTCAAGCCGGCCGGCGGGATCAGGAACACCAAGGACGCCGTCAAGTACCTCGTCGCGGTGCACGAGGTCGCCGGTGAGGAGTGGCTGACGCCGTCGCTGTTCCGGTTCGGCGCCTCCAGCCTGCTGAACGATCTGCTGTCGCAGCGGCGCACCCAGCTCGAAGGCCATTACACCGGCCCCGATTACATCGCCGAATGA
- a CDS encoding DUF1707 SHOCT-like domain-containing protein, producing MTEQPGIPDPKQLRASDADRERIAQVLHTAMSEGRITVAELEERLGTVYEAKTLGELEPVTADLPSASTQAATSSPAPARPNLPDTRIGGQPGSASSIAIMSGATRKGNWVVPPQHNSFAFWGGVEIDLRNARFAERHSTITAVAIMAGIEITVPDDVIVEVTGVGFMGAFESIDKKGATDTAVEGAPVVRINGFAFWGGVEVKRVPADPDKRKGIAGS from the coding sequence GTGACGGAACAGCCGGGCATTCCCGATCCCAAACAGCTCAGGGCTTCGGACGCCGACCGCGAGCGCATCGCGCAGGTACTGCACACCGCGATGAGCGAAGGCCGCATCACGGTGGCCGAACTTGAGGAGCGGCTGGGCACCGTCTACGAGGCGAAGACGCTCGGTGAACTCGAACCGGTCACCGCCGATCTGCCGTCGGCTTCGACGCAGGCTGCCACGTCGAGCCCTGCTCCGGCTCGGCCGAACCTGCCGGACACGCGGATCGGCGGGCAGCCCGGTTCGGCGAGTTCGATCGCGATCATGTCGGGCGCGACGCGCAAGGGCAACTGGGTCGTTCCGCCGCAGCACAACAGCTTCGCGTTCTGGGGCGGCGTGGAGATCGACCTCCGCAACGCCCGGTTCGCGGAGCGCCACTCGACCATCACCGCGGTGGCCATCATGGCGGGTATCGAGATCACGGTTCCCGACGACGTCATCGTCGAGGTGACCGGAGTCGGTTTCATGGGTGCTTTCGAGAGCATCGACAAGAAGGGCGCAACCGACACGGCGGTGGAGGGCGCGCCCGTCGTGCGGATCAACGGCTTCGCATTCTGGGGCGGCGTCGAGGTCAAGCGGGTGCCGGCGGATCCGGACAAGCGCAAGGGCATCGCGGGCTCCTGA
- the upp gene encoding uracil phosphoribosyltransferase — translation MDVLVVEHPLAKARLSTMREASTDSAAFRAALHELTVMLTYEATRGAPLVTERIHTPVARTDGYRLANPPLLVPVLRAGLGMADQAHKLIPDAQMGFVGLARDEETLLPTPYMESLPESLADRPVFVLDPMLATGGSMEYTIRLLTGRGATDVTAVCALAAPEGLKHLEESGLPVRVVTASIDERLNDSGFIVPGLGDAGDRQYGTV, via the coding sequence ATGGACGTCCTCGTCGTCGAACACCCCTTGGCAAAAGCCCGGCTGTCGACCATGCGGGAGGCGAGCACGGACAGCGCGGCTTTCCGGGCCGCGCTGCACGAACTGACCGTGATGCTGACCTACGAGGCAACCCGCGGTGCCCCGTTGGTGACCGAGCGCATCCACACACCCGTCGCGAGGACCGACGGCTACCGGCTGGCGAATCCTCCGCTGCTGGTTCCGGTTCTCAGGGCGGGACTGGGAATGGCCGACCAGGCACACAAACTCATCCCTGACGCCCAGATGGGGTTCGTCGGTCTCGCGAGAGACGAGGAGACGCTACTACCGACCCCTTATATGGAGTCATTGCCGGAATCGCTCGCCGACCGGCCGGTGTTCGTGCTCGATCCGATGCTCGCGACAGGCGGCTCCATGGAGTACACGATCCGGCTGCTGACCGGCAGGGGAGCCACCGACGTGACGGCGGTGTGCGCCCTGGCGGCGCCGGAAGGTCTGAAACACCTTGAGGAGTCCGGCCTGCCGGTGCGGGTCGTGACGGCCAGCATCGACGAACGGCTCAATGATTCCGGCTTCATCGTGCCCGGCCTCGGTGACGCGGGGGACCGTCAGTACGGCACGGTCTGA
- a CDS encoding TetR/AcrR family transcriptional regulator, with amino-acid sequence MPRPRTHDEALRAKLLTRASELLGARGASALSLRKLAAEAGTSTTAVYSLFGGKSDLVNALYADGFRRFGERLRAVEASGDVVRDLVALGLGYRDGALSDPHLYSAMFSGAVPGFEPNGTTSALARNALEPLWDTARAGIESGVFSAETPGLVAVNCWGCAHGLVSLELNTSLSSGVDFRGTYERALSATVRGWLA; translated from the coding sequence ATGCCCCGCCCGAGAACACACGACGAGGCCCTCAGGGCGAAGCTGCTCACCAGGGCGAGCGAACTACTCGGCGCGCGGGGGGCCTCGGCATTGAGCCTTCGCAAGCTCGCGGCGGAGGCCGGAACGTCGACGACGGCGGTCTACTCCCTCTTCGGCGGCAAGTCCGACCTCGTCAATGCCCTGTACGCCGACGGCTTCCGGCGATTCGGTGAGCGACTGCGCGCCGTCGAGGCGAGCGGTGACGTCGTGAGGGACCTAGTGGCGCTCGGGCTCGGCTACCGGGACGGCGCACTGTCCGACCCGCACCTCTACTCGGCCATGTTCAGCGGCGCGGTACCCGGATTCGAACCGAACGGTACGACGAGCGCGCTCGCGAGGAACGCGCTCGAACCGTTGTGGGACACCGCGAGGGCCGGAATCGAGTCGGGCGTCTTTTCCGCCGAGACACCCGGCCTGGTCGCGGTGAACTGCTGGGGCTGCGCGCACGGACTGGTGTCGCTTGAGCTGAACACCAGCCTGTCCTCTGGCGTCGACTTCCGCGGTACCTACGAGCGCGCCCTGTCAGCCACCGTCCGTGGCTGGCTTGCCTGA
- a CDS encoding MerR family transcriptional regulator encodes MGHSIAEAARRSGLSIDTLRYYERIKLLDPPERDAAGRRDYSEEDLTWLAFLTRLRTTGMPIRRMREYASLRRRGTASAGRRKAILVEQRAVVAERIEELRACMDVLDYKIGNYERIERDAALVPSEATA; translated from the coding sequence ATGGGCCATTCGATAGCGGAGGCAGCACGGCGTAGCGGGCTGTCGATCGACACGCTGCGGTACTACGAGCGGATCAAGTTGCTCGATCCACCAGAGCGGGACGCGGCTGGCAGGCGCGACTACTCGGAGGAAGACCTCACCTGGCTTGCCTTCCTCACCAGACTGCGCACGACGGGAATGCCGATCCGGCGGATGCGGGAGTACGCGTCGTTGCGCAGGCGGGGGACGGCCAGCGCCGGAAGGCGCAAGGCGATCCTCGTCGAGCAGAGGGCGGTGGTCGCCGAGCGCATCGAGGAGTTGCGGGCGTGCATGGACGTCCTCGACTACAAGATCGGCAACTACGAACGGATAGAGCGGGATGCCGCGCTCGTCCCGAGCGAGGCCACGGCATGA
- the hisS gene encoding histidine--tRNA ligase — MPEYLPTAPYRGTRDFLPPEMSVRTQVFGKLYEVIERYGFQRYDGPILESAEIYEAKSGEEIANQQLYTLTDRGGRRLALRPEMTPSVARMIAGHAGALQFPVRWYSHPNCHRYERPQRGRVREHWQINVDIFGSTSANCEIEIFELIHDMLVSLGASEDMFVIRANDRNLLSSALTDVVGVPSEQLTEVFGLVDRWEKVERDKLAAAATEIGLTDKQFEKLSDVLGSGTDLLAELPSEVTENSNLVKVLRSGSADLVRFDPMIVRGLAYYTSTVFEVFDTSPENRRALFGGGSYSDLASLFTPQQIPGLGFGMGDVTLMDFLKTHDLLPQPRNEVDVVVIPVAEDLEDAARSVATKLRREGLRTSVPLEPRKLGKELTRADKAGARAVVIVGQEDWDAGNVTIRSLTTREQRQVALEATPAAIAELLDE; from the coding sequence GTGCCCGAATACCTGCCGACCGCGCCCTACCGGGGTACCAGGGACTTCCTCCCGCCGGAGATGTCCGTCCGTACCCAGGTCTTCGGCAAGCTCTACGAGGTCATCGAGCGGTACGGGTTTCAGCGTTACGACGGTCCCATCCTGGAATCCGCCGAGATCTACGAGGCCAAATCGGGCGAAGAAATCGCCAACCAGCAGCTTTACACGCTCACCGACCGCGGTGGGCGCAGGCTGGCGCTGCGTCCCGAAATGACCCCCTCGGTGGCCAGGATGATCGCCGGCCACGCGGGCGCCCTGCAGTTCCCGGTCCGGTGGTACAGCCACCCGAACTGTCACCGCTACGAACGCCCCCAACGGGGCAGGGTCCGCGAGCATTGGCAGATCAACGTCGACATTTTCGGCTCGACGAGCGCGAACTGCGAAATCGAGATCTTCGAATTGATCCACGACATGCTGGTGAGCCTCGGTGCCAGTGAAGACATGTTCGTGATCAGGGCGAACGACCGGAATCTGCTGTCGTCCGCGCTGACGGACGTGGTCGGGGTCCCCTCGGAACAACTCACCGAGGTGTTCGGTCTCGTCGACCGCTGGGAAAAGGTGGAGCGGGACAAACTCGCCGCCGCGGCGACCGAGATCGGCCTCACCGACAAGCAGTTCGAGAAACTGTCCGATGTGCTCGGTTCCGGAACCGACCTGCTGGCCGAGTTGCCGTCGGAGGTCACCGAGAATTCGAACCTCGTGAAGGTACTGCGCAGCGGTTCCGCTGATCTGGTGCGATTCGATCCCATGATCGTGAGGGGCCTGGCCTACTACACATCCACCGTGTTCGAGGTCTTCGACACCTCGCCGGAAAACCGGCGGGCGCTTTTCGGTGGTGGCAGCTACAGCGACCTCGCCTCACTATTTACCCCGCAGCAGATTCCCGGCCTCGGTTTCGGAATGGGCGATGTGACGCTCATGGACTTCCTCAAGACCCACGATTTGCTGCCACAGCCCCGCAACGAGGTCGACGTCGTCGTCATCCCGGTTGCCGAGGACCTTGAGGACGCTGCTCGCAGCGTCGCCACGAAGCTGCGCCGTGAAGGGTTGCGTACCTCGGTTCCGTTGGAACCGCGCAAGCTCGGGAAAGAACTGACGCGCGCCGACAAGGCCGGTGCCCGCGCTGTCGTCATCGTCGGCCAGGAAGACTGGGACGCCGGAAACGTGACCATCCGGAGCCTCACCACCAGGGAACAACGTCAGGTCGCGCTGGAAGCCACCCCGGCGGCCATCGCCGAACTGCTCGACGAATAA
- a CDS encoding MFS transporter gives MSTTDTTRGGRSVAIGAGGIAVLLGALDTYVVIGLLRQIIEDLMIPVNRLEQVTPIVTGYLLGYVAAMPLLGQASDRFGRKSLLQVCLGVFVAGSVLTALAGSVPLLVAGRVVLGIAGGALLPVTMALAADLWTERRRATVLGMVGGAQELGSVLGPVYGIALAAIAGWRSVFWINVPLALAAMVAIHFTIPGGRPQRRAKVDLVGGGLLAAALGLLVVGLYNPDPRNQVLPSWGLPLLIAAAVALVLFLLWEARAKTKLLDPANVAMRPFLAALGTSIAAGAALMVTLVDVDLFAQTLLGRDDEGSVLLLLRFLVALPVGAVIGGMLAARFGERWVSAGGMLLAAAGFLLMSAWPADVLSQPHDLGLLTLPRLDTDLIIVGLGLGLVIAPLSAAVLRVVPPGQHGVASAGVVVARMTGMLVGIAALSAWGLHRFHSMTASLDVPIRVLFPTEADYEAAMSSYVGGVKNALLTQYTEIFAITAVICVAGAAIALLIGPRRAVKLD, from the coding sequence GTGAGCACCACCGATACGACCCGCGGCGGCCGTTCGGTCGCGATCGGCGCCGGCGGAATCGCGGTACTTCTCGGCGCGCTCGACACCTACGTCGTCATCGGCCTGCTGCGCCAGATCATCGAAGACCTGATGATCCCGGTGAACAGGCTCGAACAGGTCACCCCGATCGTCACCGGCTACCTGCTCGGCTATGTGGCCGCGATGCCGCTGCTCGGCCAGGCGTCCGACCGGTTCGGCCGCAAGTCACTGCTGCAAGTGTGCCTCGGCGTGTTCGTCGCGGGTTCGGTTCTCACCGCGCTCGCGGGCAGCGTTCCACTGCTGGTCGCTGGACGAGTCGTGCTGGGCATCGCCGGTGGCGCATTGCTTCCGGTGACCATGGCGCTCGCGGCCGATCTGTGGACGGAACGGCGCAGGGCAACGGTTCTCGGCATGGTCGGCGGCGCGCAGGAACTCGGCAGCGTGCTCGGCCCCGTCTACGGCATCGCGCTCGCCGCCATCGCGGGCTGGCGCAGCGTCTTCTGGATCAACGTCCCGCTGGCGCTGGCCGCGATGGTCGCGATCCACTTCACGATTCCGGGCGGCAGGCCGCAACGGCGGGCGAAAGTCGATCTCGTCGGCGGCGGATTGCTCGCCGCGGCACTGGGTTTGCTCGTCGTCGGCCTTTACAACCCGGATCCGCGAAACCAGGTGCTGCCCAGCTGGGGTCTTCCGCTGCTGATCGCGGCGGCCGTCGCGCTGGTTCTGTTCCTGCTGTGGGAAGCGCGAGCGAAGACGAAGCTGCTCGATCCGGCGAACGTCGCGATGAGACCGTTCCTCGCCGCACTGGGAACGAGTATCGCGGCCGGAGCCGCGCTGATGGTGACCCTCGTCGACGTCGACCTGTTCGCGCAAACCCTGCTGGGAAGGGACGACGAGGGCAGCGTTCTCCTGCTGTTGAGGTTCCTCGTCGCGCTGCCCGTCGGCGCCGTGATCGGCGGGATGCTCGCCGCGAGATTCGGCGAACGCTGGGTGTCGGCCGGCGGCATGCTGCTCGCCGCGGCCGGATTCCTGCTCATGTCGGCCTGGCCCGCCGATGTGCTGTCCCAGCCGCACGACCTCGGGCTGCTGACCTTGCCGAGGCTCGACACCGACCTGATCATCGTCGGGCTCGGACTGGGACTCGTCATCGCGCCACTGTCGGCGGCGGTACTGCGAGTCGTGCCGCCCGGCCAGCACGGGGTCGCTTCGGCCGGTGTCGTCGTCGCCAGGATGACCGGAATGCTCGTGGGGATCGCCGCGCTGTCGGCGTGGGGCTTGCACCGCTTCCACAGCATGACCGCGTCCCTGGACGTACCCATCAGGGTGCTGTTTCCCACCGAAGCCGACTACGAGGCCGCCATGAGTTCCTACGTGGGCGGCGTGAAGAACGCATTGCTGACCCAGTACACCGAGATCTTCGCGATCACCGCCGTCATTTGTGTGGCCGGCGCGGCGATCGCGCTGCTCATCGGCCCTCGGCGGGCCGTTAAACTCGATTGA
- a CDS encoding LppX_LprAFG lipoprotein — protein MLIRRNLVGALALAAAVAAGCSSEDTPSEPLPEAAQLIQDSAAATGDITSTHFTLQVNGTVAGLSVQSLDGDLTKEGEAKGTGSLTQAGQLVEVEFVLAGDTLYLKGPTGGYQEIPAALSASLYDPSAVLDPERGVAKLLTSMREPKTVAKEEVEGTETYKVSGTVAKDVLEGLLPGVQSGADVSFWLRADGQHLPVKASAAFADDATVDVTLSDVDKPVTVTPPA, from the coding sequence ATGCTCATCCGCCGAAACCTCGTGGGGGCGCTCGCGCTCGCTGCCGCCGTAGCCGCGGGCTGCTCGTCCGAAGACACTCCGAGCGAACCACTGCCGGAGGCCGCACAGCTCATCCAGGATTCCGCCGCGGCGACCGGCGACATCACGAGCACGCACTTCACGCTCCAGGTCAACGGCACCGTAGCCGGTCTGAGCGTGCAAAGCCTCGACGGTGATCTCACGAAGGAAGGCGAGGCGAAGGGCACGGGTTCGCTGACGCAGGCGGGCCAGCTCGTCGAGGTCGAGTTCGTCCTCGCCGGTGACACCCTCTATCTCAAGGGACCCACCGGCGGGTACCAGGAAATCCCCGCCGCGCTGAGTGCCTCGCTGTACGACCCTTCCGCCGTGCTCGATCCTGAACGCGGTGTCGCGAAACTGCTGACGAGCATGCGGGAACCGAAGACCGTCGCGAAGGAAGAGGTCGAGGGCACCGAAACCTACAAAGTGTCAGGCACGGTCGCGAAAGACGTACTCGAAGGACTTCTGCCCGGCGTCCAGTCTGGTGCCGACGTGTCCTTCTGGCTCCGCGCCGACGGACAGCACCTTCCAGTGAAGGCGTCAGCGGCCTTCGCCGACGACGCCACCGTTGACGTCACGCTGTCCGATGTGGACAAGCCAGTCACCGTGACTCCTCCCGCGTGA
- a CDS encoding flavodoxin family protein, translating to MPTLLIVHHTPSPHLQAMFEAALSGATDSEITGVDVVRKPALSATATDVLAADAFLLGTPANLGYMSGALKHFFDTIYYPCLDATTNRPFGYYLHGNEGVEGARASIGTVTTGLGWREAAAPVIVMGAPDKDALSTCWELGATLAAGLMP from the coding sequence GTGCCCACCTTGCTGATCGTTCACCACACCCCTTCACCGCACTTGCAGGCCATGTTCGAAGCCGCGCTGTCCGGTGCCACCGATTCCGAGATCACCGGTGTGGACGTGGTCCGCAAGCCCGCCCTGTCGGCGACGGCCACTGACGTACTCGCCGCCGACGCCTTCCTGCTCGGCACACCGGCCAACCTCGGCTACATGTCGGGCGCGCTGAAACACTTCTTCGACACGATCTACTACCCGTGCCTCGACGCGACCACGAACCGGCCGTTCGGCTACTACCTCCACGGCAACGAGGGCGTCGAAGGCGCGCGAGCTTCCATCGGCACCGTCACCACCGGCCTTGGTTGGCGGGAAGCCGCCGCACCGGTGATCGTCATGGGCGCGCCCGACAAGGACGCGTTGTCGACGTGCTGGGAACTCGGCGCGACACTCGCCGCGGGCCTGATGCCTTAG
- a CDS encoding phospho-sugar mutase — translation MADDVDPAARDELQAVLARAMGGDAAAVGELEDRMAGPLTFGTAGLRGPVRAGPNGMNTSVVVRTTSGVAAWLAANGKTSGLVVVGRDARHGSARFASAAAEVLSAAGFDVRTLPGPLPTPVLAFAVGHLGAVAGIQITASHNPPSDNGYKLYDGTGTQIVPPDDRAIESAIAAAGAAVSIPRSPGATELGDDVLSAYLGRVAALSSGSERELVVAATALHGVGARTLTTALTLAGFGEPRLVADQAEPDPDFPTVTFPNPEEPGATDRLLALAENTGADLAIALDPDADRCALGARDAEGTWRMLTGDETGALLGEHILARVSTMPAGNVEPLVATTIVSSSMLAKIAGAHGARYAETLTGFKWLARAGDGLVYAYEEALGLCVNPDFVRDKDGIAAAVVACGLAAELTASGRSVFDALDDLAVRHGVHLTGQVSLRITDLDERARLMAAVRAEPPATLAGAAITAEDLLPEADVVRWSGEGVRVVLRPSGTEPKLKVYLEVTAPVPEPAELAGVRAAAHDRLTVLREAVQSQLAP, via the coding sequence ATGGCCGACGACGTCGACCCCGCCGCCCGCGACGAGTTGCAGGCCGTGCTGGCCCGCGCGATGGGTGGCGACGCGGCCGCGGTCGGCGAACTGGAGGACCGGATGGCCGGTCCGCTCACGTTCGGCACGGCGGGATTGCGCGGCCCCGTCAGGGCAGGCCCGAACGGCATGAACACCTCGGTCGTGGTCCGGACAACGTCGGGGGTCGCGGCGTGGCTCGCGGCGAACGGAAAAACCAGCGGCCTGGTCGTGGTCGGCAGGGACGCCAGGCACGGTTCGGCGCGCTTCGCCTCGGCAGCGGCCGAGGTACTCAGCGCGGCCGGATTCGACGTGCGCACACTGCCCGGCCCGCTCCCCACGCCGGTGCTGGCCTTCGCGGTCGGTCACCTCGGCGCCGTCGCGGGCATCCAGATCACGGCGTCGCACAATCCGCCCTCCGACAACGGTTACAAGTTGTACGACGGCACCGGAACACAAATCGTCCCGCCGGACGACAGAGCCATCGAGAGCGCGATCGCGGCGGCCGGGGCCGCCGTCTCGATTCCCCGTTCCCCTGGCGCGACCGAACTCGGCGACGACGTTCTCTCGGCCTATCTCGGCAGGGTGGCCGCGCTGTCGTCCGGTTCGGAGCGCGAGCTCGTGGTCGCGGCGACGGCGCTGCACGGGGTCGGCGCCCGCACCCTGACCACGGCACTGACCTTGGCTGGATTCGGCGAGCCACGGCTCGTGGCCGACCAGGCCGAACCCGATCCGGACTTTCCGACGGTGACGTTCCCGAACCCCGAGGAACCCGGCGCGACCGACCGGCTGCTGGCGCTCGCCGAAAACACCGGTGCCGATCTCGCCATCGCACTCGACCCCGACGCCGACCGGTGCGCGCTGGGCGCCCGTGACGCCGAAGGAACGTGGCGCATGCTGACCGGCGACGAAACCGGCGCGCTGCTGGGCGAACACATCCTCGCGCGAGTGTCCACAATGCCCGCTGGGAATGTGGAACCGCTGGTGGCAACGACAATCGTGTCGTCATCGATGCTGGCGAAGATCGCCGGCGCACACGGTGCCCGTTACGCGGAGACGCTGACCGGCTTCAAGTGGCTGGCCAGGGCAGGTGATGGCCTTGTCTACGCCTACGAGGAAGCGCTCGGTTTGTGCGTCAACCCGGATTTCGTGCGGGACAAGGACGGGATCGCGGCGGCCGTCGTCGCGTGCGGACTCGCGGCGGAACTCACAGCGAGCGGACGTTCGGTGTTCGACGCGCTCGACGACCTCGCGGTGCGGCACGGGGTGCACCTCACCGGCCAGGTGTCGCTGCGGATCACCGACCTCGACGAGCGGGCACGGCTGATGGCGGCGGTGCGAGCCGAACCGCCCGCGACGCTGGCAGGGGCCGCGATCACCGCCGAGGACCTGCTGCCCGAAGCGGACGTGGTGCGCTGGAGCGGCGAGGGCGTCCGCGTGGTGCTGCGGCCGTCGGGGACGGAGCCGAAGCTGAAGGTGTACCTGGAGGTCACGGCGCCCGTGCCGGAACCGGCCGAACTCGCCGGAGTGCGCGCGGCCGCGCACGACCGGCTGACGGTCCTTCGCGAGGCCGTCCAGAGCCAGCTCGCGCCCTGA
- a CDS encoding PucR family transcriptional regulator, translating to MRDAAVIGSAARRDLAPVAPGLMARSSDVARHILEQVQQQIPEYSRPIEGVFGKAIVDGVEQGVLEFLRRLLQPETARDNTAELFRLLGKYEVSEGRGIDVLHSACRVGARVGWQALSDFGQRVGLPVSTMCELAAALFAYIDELSALSHEGYTAARARAAGALERRRKRLLDQLLGEQGLPVSVLAERAEAAAWPLPPRVAVVVLAAEYGTDVRQQAPPELAEDILVDLESDHPCLIVPSGSRGARWAELRDKLPGWRMTVGPFVEPGSARDSLRWAKHAAALVETGVLADEPVTDCADHLVTLWLLGDPALARQLVDEAMAPLEGLSEKQRERLAGTLAAWLETRGGAPDIAGRLGIHPQTVRYRLHQLEELYGERLTHARGRFALTVALRARALLRAGPA from the coding sequence ATGCGCGACGCGGCTGTCATCGGCAGTGCCGCTAGGAGAGATCTCGCTCCCGTCGCGCCCGGTCTCATGGCCCGATCCTCCGACGTCGCCCGCCACATTCTCGAACAGGTGCAGCAACAAATCCCCGAATACTCCCGGCCGATCGAAGGCGTGTTCGGCAAGGCCATTGTCGACGGTGTCGAGCAGGGAGTCCTCGAATTCCTGCGGCGCCTGCTCCAGCCCGAGACGGCACGCGACAACACAGCCGAGCTGTTTCGCCTGCTCGGCAAGTACGAGGTCAGCGAAGGAAGGGGAATCGACGTACTGCACTCGGCGTGCAGGGTCGGAGCGCGGGTCGGCTGGCAGGCGCTGAGCGATTTCGGGCAGCGTGTGGGTCTTCCCGTCTCCACGATGTGTGAACTCGCCGCCGCGTTGTTCGCCTACATCGACGAGCTGTCCGCGCTGTCGCACGAGGGATACACGGCGGCGAGGGCGAGAGCGGCCGGTGCGCTCGAACGCCGCCGCAAGCGCCTGCTCGACCAGTTGCTCGGCGAGCAGGGGCTGCCGGTCAGCGTGCTCGCCGAGCGGGCGGAAGCCGCGGCATGGCCGTTGCCCCCGAGGGTCGCGGTCGTCGTGCTGGCCGCCGAGTACGGGACGGACGTCAGGCAGCAGGCTCCACCGGAGCTTGCCGAGGACATTCTCGTCGACCTGGAAAGCGACCACCCGTGCCTGATCGTTCCTTCCGGATCGCGAGGAGCGCGCTGGGCCGAATTGCGCGACAAGCTGCCCGGCTGGCGGATGACGGTCGGTCCCTTCGTCGAGCCTGGATCGGCGAGGGATTCGCTGCGCTGGGCGAAACACGCAGCGGCGCTCGTCGAAACGGGTGTCCTCGCCGACGAGCCGGTCACCGACTGCGCCGATCACCTCGTCACGTTGTGGTTGCTCGGTGACCCGGCACTCGCGCGGCAGCTCGTCGACGAGGCGATGGCCCCGCTGGAAGGGCTCAGCGAGAAGCAAAGGGAACGGCTGGCCGGGACGCTCGCGGCCTGGCTGGAGACGCGCGGCGGTGCGCCGGACATCGCCGGCAGGCTCGGCATCCACCCGCAGACCGTGCGCTACCGGCTCCACCAGCTCGAAGAGCTGTACGGGGAGCGGCTGACCCACGCCAGGGGACGGTTCGCGCTGACCGTCGCCCTTCGCGCGCGAGCGTTGCTGCGCGCCGGGCCCGCCTGA